Proteins co-encoded in one Pogona vitticeps strain Pit_001003342236 chromosome 9, PviZW2.1, whole genome shotgun sequence genomic window:
- the TRAPPC3 gene encoding trafficking protein particle complex subunit 3 isoform X2, with the protein MARQGSRGGAESKKMSSELFTLTYGALVTQLCKDYENDEDVNKQLDKMGYNIGVRLVEDFLARSNVGRCHDFRETADVIAKVAFKMYLGITPSITNWSPAGDEFSLILENNPLVDFVELPDNHSALIYSNLLCGVLRGALEMVQMAVDVKFVQDTLKGDGVTEIRMKFIKRIEDNLPVGEE; encoded by the exons ATGGCGCGGCAGGGCAGCCGCGGGGGCGCCGAGAGCAAAAAGATG AGCTCGGAGCTCTTCACTTTGACCTATGGAGCTCTGGTGACTCAGCTGTGTAAAGACTATGAGAATGATGAAGATGTCAACAAACAGCTGGACAAAAT GGGCTACAACATTGGTGTTCGACTGGTTGAAGACTTCCTGGCCCGATCCAACGTAGGGAGGTGCCATGACTTTCGAGAAACTGCAGATGTCATTGCAAAG GTGGCGTTTAAAATGTACTTGGGCATCACACCAAGCATCACCAACTGGAGTCCAGCCGGTGATGAATTCTCCCTTATCCTGGAAAACAACCCACTGGTGGATTTTGTGGAACTCCCTGACAACCATTCCGCTCTTATTTATTCGAACCTCTTGTGTGGGGTTCTACGGGGAGCTCTGGAAATG GTTCAGATGGCGGTGGATGTCAAATTTGTTCAGGACACCTTGAAAGGGGATGGAGTTACAGAAATCAGGATGAAATTTATCAAGCGGATTGAAGACAACCTTCCCGTTGGAGAGGAGTGA
- the TRAPPC3 gene encoding trafficking protein particle complex subunit 3 isoform X1, translated as MHLMSSELFTLTYGALVTQLCKDYENDEDVNKQLDKMGYNIGVRLVEDFLARSNVGRCHDFRETADVIAKVAFKMYLGITPSITNWSPAGDEFSLILENNPLVDFVELPDNHSALIYSNLLCGVLRGALEMVQMAVDVKFVQDTLKGDGVTEIRMKFIKRIEDNLPVGEE; from the exons ATGCATCTCATG AGCTCGGAGCTCTTCACTTTGACCTATGGAGCTCTGGTGACTCAGCTGTGTAAAGACTATGAGAATGATGAAGATGTCAACAAACAGCTGGACAAAAT GGGCTACAACATTGGTGTTCGACTGGTTGAAGACTTCCTGGCCCGATCCAACGTAGGGAGGTGCCATGACTTTCGAGAAACTGCAGATGTCATTGCAAAG GTGGCGTTTAAAATGTACTTGGGCATCACACCAAGCATCACCAACTGGAGTCCAGCCGGTGATGAATTCTCCCTTATCCTGGAAAACAACCCACTGGTGGATTTTGTGGAACTCCCTGACAACCATTCCGCTCTTATTTATTCGAACCTCTTGTGTGGGGTTCTACGGGGAGCTCTGGAAATG GTTCAGATGGCGGTGGATGTCAAATTTGTTCAGGACACCTTGAAAGGGGATGGAGTTACAGAAATCAGGATGAAATTTATCAAGCGGATTGAAGACAACCTTCCCGTTGGAGAGGAGTGA